The following coding sequences lie in one Haladaptatus sp. DJG-WS-42 genomic window:
- a CDS encoding asparagine synthase-related protein produces MRATEQTEVAARASMNTELFGVFGTQSDFERFRSAEEFDEVVCEDEATVGIRSHNLDIRGCSSSYSDSDGTCIIFGEAYPAGESAPNTAQWLLGQFSASGMDALSQLNGSYLAYIEHAGESVVVTDPIRSWECYYADVGGARVFSTDIAMLKHLVAEPTANRTAILEFLHLGTVLGTKTLFEEIKRVPLDSYLTATTTEPLSRFVYDPQAFDYITELADRLQRAVHLRSHFPGKKGILLSGGKDSRVFLSQLPDISQTYTIGREESREVRVAKKIAHQYNAEHTVLEPSDRYLSTSDEKLRYSQSIKEALHIHHAGYDDLLDVDVMYHGLLFDTLFKGYFLEWDGVEVLGSKLPSTTLVRDPDPVDSLLATLGYFPTPSEHMASLVEQVFSNLDLDHESPREFLETQLSEELSRCWERTDSVHNAMDLLVISNQPVMPFRTQLADNYFEPFVAIDTTLLDWHLKTPPKFRNSETFRKALERIDPNILHHRPPSQPHDSNKLNQLERFLRRKLPFVEQFEPAWPDRNQIYADYGLAEKLFPNQPAVHALPVRLQLRIHNTHWWLDR; encoded by the coding sequence GTGAGAGCAACCGAGCAGACCGAAGTAGCCGCGCGCGCGTCGATGAACACCGAACTGTTCGGCGTGTTCGGCACGCAAAGTGACTTCGAGCGGTTTCGCTCCGCCGAGGAGTTCGACGAAGTCGTCTGTGAGGACGAGGCGACGGTGGGCATTCGCTCACACAACCTCGACATCCGCGGGTGCAGTTCGTCGTATTCAGATAGCGACGGAACGTGCATCATCTTCGGCGAGGCGTATCCCGCAGGCGAGAGCGCGCCGAACACCGCCCAGTGGCTCTTAGGCCAGTTTTCTGCGTCGGGAATGGACGCGCTGTCGCAACTGAACGGCTCGTATCTCGCCTATATCGAGCATGCTGGCGAGTCGGTCGTCGTCACTGACCCGATTCGCTCGTGGGAGTGTTACTACGCAGACGTTGGCGGCGCGCGCGTGTTCAGCACGGATATTGCGATGTTGAAACACCTCGTCGCAGAGCCCACGGCCAATCGAACGGCGATTCTCGAATTCCTCCACCTCGGCACGGTGCTCGGAACGAAAACCCTGTTCGAGGAGATCAAGCGTGTTCCCCTCGACAGCTACCTGACGGCGACGACGACCGAGCCGTTGTCGCGTTTTGTATACGACCCCCAAGCGTTCGATTACATCACTGAACTCGCAGACCGCCTTCAGCGCGCCGTCCACCTCCGGTCGCACTTCCCGGGCAAGAAAGGGATTCTCCTCTCTGGCGGGAAAGACTCCCGCGTCTTCCTCTCACAGCTTCCCGACATCAGCCAGACCTACACGATTGGCCGCGAAGAGTCGCGGGAAGTGCGGGTGGCAAAGAAGATTGCCCACCAGTACAACGCAGAACACACCGTCCTCGAACCGAGCGACCGCTACTTATCTACGAGCGACGAGAAATTGCGCTACTCACAGAGCATCAAAGAAGCGCTCCACATCCACCACGCCGGGTACGACGACCTGTTAGACGTGGACGTGATGTACCACGGCCTGCTGTTTGATACGCTGTTCAAAGGCTACTTCCTCGAGTGGGACGGCGTTGAAGTGCTTGGCTCGAAACTCCCTTCGACCACACTCGTCCGCGACCCGGACCCCGTCGATTCCTTGCTCGCGACACTTGGCTACTTCCCGACGCCGAGCGAGCACATGGCGTCGCTGGTCGAACAGGTGTTCTCGAACCTCGACCTCGACCACGAGTCACCGAGGGAGTTTTTAGAAACTCAACTGAGCGAGGAACTATCGCGGTGTTGGGAGCGCACCGACTCGGTGCACAACGCGATGGACTTGCTCGTCATCAGCAATCAGCCGGTGATGCCGTTCCGGACGCAACTCGCTGACAATTACTTCGAGCCGTTCGTCGCCATCGACACGACGCTGCTCGATTGGCACTTGAAGACGCCTCCCAAATTCCGCAACAGCGAGACGTTCCGCAAGGCGCTCGAACGCATCGACCCGAACATCCTCCACCACCGGCCGCCGAGCCAACCACACGACTCGAACAAACTCAACCAACTCGAACGTTTCCTCCGCCGAAAGCTCCCGTTCGTCGAACAGTTCGAACCCGCGTGGCCAGACCGCAACCAGATATACGCAGACTACGGCCTCGCAGAGAAGTTGTTCCCGAACCAGCCTGCGGTGCACGCCCTCCCCGTCCGCCTCCAGTTGCGCATCCACAACACCCACTGGTGGCTCGACCGCTAA
- a CDS encoding CBS domain-containing protein — translation MEDIFVAQLMSTSIKTVSPDTLVEEAAQLMLEHNIGSVVITNDDNELAGILTTTDFVKIVAEQKPKDQTPVSAYMTTGVITTTAQTSIRDVADEMIEHGFHHMPVVDGDDVLGMITTTDLAKYLSHMRPQNA, via the coding sequence ATGGAAGATATTTTTGTGGCGCAACTCATGTCGACCTCCATCAAGACCGTCTCTCCGGACACGCTCGTAGAGGAGGCCGCACAGCTCATGCTCGAACACAACATCGGCTCGGTCGTCATCACGAACGACGACAACGAACTCGCGGGCATCCTCACGACTACCGACTTCGTGAAAATCGTCGCAGAGCAGAAGCCAAAAGACCAGACGCCAGTGTCTGCCTACATGACGACGGGCGTCATCACCACGACGGCCCAAACGTCCATCCGCGACGTGGCAGACGAGATGATAGAACACGGCTTCCACCACATGCCAGTCGTGGACGGCGACGACGTGTTGGGGATGATTACGACCACGGACCTCGCAAAATACCTCTCGCACATGCGTCCGCAGAACGCGTAA
- the gatE gene encoding Glu-tRNA(Gln) amidotransferase subunit GatE: MSEYDYEELGLIAGLEIHQQLDTASKLYCNCPTVRREPEESVRSFTRYLHPTRSELGELDDAAVEESRVEREFTYLAFDSTCLVEEDDEPPHRLDHEAVTVALEVAQLLDMEALDQAQIMRKIVVDGSNTSGFQRTTLIANDGEIQTAAGAVGIEDLMLEEESAQRIEESDRAVTFGLDRLGIPLVEIGTKPDIRTPAQAREAAEQIGMLLRSTGQVKRGLGTIRQDVNVSIADGARVEMKGVQSLDGIEDLVRNEVHRQVRLLELKDELAERSASIGEVQDVTAVFAESESGVIKGALDAGGKAMAVPLFGFDGLVGAEVQPDRRLGTEFADHAKRNGAGGIFHTDELPAYGVTEDEVAALREAVGAGEDDAVAMVAASADVAAQAIEAVAARAQVALEEVPEETRGANEDGTSQYLRPLPGAARMYPETDVPPVDLDPSEVEIPELLTEKVERYQQEFGFTEDLANQMAYSRRMPLFERGIEMGVDGNTAANVVESTVIELRRDDVPVKQLTENHFEGVFALLADGDLAKEGIPELLTALAENPELDAETAAEQEGLGSAGEDEVRDIIVEVVERNEAQVKEQGMGAFSALMGESMGALRGKAEGEVVSSILREEIQKRS; this comes from the coding sequence ATGAGTGAGTACGACTACGAGGAACTCGGTCTTATCGCGGGACTCGAGATTCACCAACAGCTCGACACCGCGAGTAAACTGTACTGTAACTGCCCGACCGTGCGTCGGGAACCCGAGGAGTCGGTGCGCTCTTTTACTCGCTATCTCCACCCAACGCGCTCCGAACTCGGTGAACTCGACGACGCCGCCGTCGAAGAGAGCCGCGTCGAACGCGAATTCACCTACCTCGCGTTCGATTCCACCTGTCTCGTCGAAGAGGACGACGAACCGCCCCACCGTCTCGACCACGAGGCGGTCACCGTGGCGCTCGAAGTGGCCCAATTGCTCGACATGGAAGCGCTCGACCAAGCCCAGATTATGCGGAAAATCGTCGTTGACGGCTCTAACACCTCTGGGTTCCAGCGTACGACGCTCATCGCAAACGACGGCGAGATTCAAACCGCTGCGGGCGCAGTCGGCATCGAAGACCTCATGCTCGAAGAGGAGAGCGCCCAGCGCATCGAGGAATCAGACCGCGCGGTCACCTTCGGCTTAGACCGCCTTGGCATCCCGCTAGTCGAAATCGGCACCAAGCCGGACATCCGCACGCCCGCACAGGCCCGCGAAGCCGCAGAGCAAATCGGGATGCTCCTGCGTTCGACGGGGCAGGTCAAACGCGGCCTCGGCACCATCCGCCAGGACGTGAACGTCTCCATCGCAGACGGCGCGCGCGTCGAGATGAAAGGTGTCCAGAGTCTCGACGGCATCGAAGACCTCGTCCGCAACGAGGTTCACCGACAGGTTCGCCTGCTCGAACTCAAAGACGAACTGGCAGAGCGCAGCGCAAGCATTGGCGAGGTACAGGACGTAACCGCCGTGTTCGCAGAGTCAGAAAGCGGCGTCATCAAAGGCGCACTCGACGCGGGCGGGAAGGCCATGGCCGTTCCCCTCTTCGGCTTCGACGGCCTCGTCGGCGCAGAGGTTCAGCCAGACCGCCGCCTCGGGACGGAGTTCGCAGACCACGCCAAACGCAACGGTGCGGGCGGCATTTTCCACACCGACGAACTCCCCGCCTACGGCGTGACCGAGGACGAAGTTGCCGCCCTCCGCGAAGCCGTCGGTGCGGGCGAGGACGACGCCGTGGCGATGGTCGCCGCCTCCGCAGACGTGGCAGCACAAGCCATCGAAGCCGTCGCCGCACGCGCACAGGTTGCCCTTGAAGAAGTGCCGGAAGAAACGCGCGGCGCGAACGAAGACGGGACTTCGCAGTACCTCCGGCCGCTCCCCGGCGCGGCGCGGATGTACCCCGAGACGGACGTGCCACCGGTCGACTTAGACCCATCCGAGGTCGAGATTCCAGAACTGCTGACCGAGAAGGTCGAACGCTATCAGCAGGAGTTCGGTTTCACCGAGGATTTAGCAAACCAGATGGCCTACTCTCGGCGCATGCCGCTGTTCGAGCGCGGTATCGAGATGGGCGTAGACGGGAACACCGCCGCGAACGTCGTCGAGAGTACGGTCATCGAACTCCGCCGTGACGACGTGCCTGTGAAACAACTCACGGAGAATCACTTCGAAGGCGTCTTCGCGCTCCTCGCTGACGGCGACCTCGCAAAAGAGGGGATTCCAGAGTTACTCACCGCGCTCGCCGAGAACCCCGAACTCGACGCAGAAACCGCCGCAGAACAGGAAGGACTCGGCTCTGCGGGCGAGGACGAAGTCCGCGACATCATCGTGGAAGTCGTCGAACGCAATGAAGCGCAGGTCAAAGAACAGGGCATGGGCGCGTTCTCGGCGCTCATGGGCGAGTCGATGGGCGCACTCCGTGGCAAGGCTGAAGGCGAAGTTGTGAGTTCGATTCTCCGCGAGGAGATTCAAAAGCGGTCGTAA
- a CDS encoding DUF4395 domain-containing protein — MTATATSEHTAAADSGLTYVDPRAPRFGQAITATVLTAGVVLGEPLLIYAIAAILSAALFSGWRFDLYGFLWRTVMIPLVGKPTRREPAAPHRFAKLMGAGFTLAASALLLAGVPLVAYLLAGMVAVLAGLAASTGLCIGCRMYQQVSFFRRLGVV; from the coding sequence ATGACGGCGACAGCAACATCCGAGCACACTGCGGCCGCAGATTCAGGGCTTACGTACGTAGACCCGCGCGCACCGCGCTTCGGGCAGGCCATCACCGCGACAGTGCTCACGGCTGGCGTGGTTTTGGGCGAACCCCTCCTCATCTACGCCATCGCTGCGATTCTCTCCGCGGCGCTGTTCTCTGGGTGGCGATTCGACCTGTATGGCTTCCTTTGGCGAACCGTGATGATTCCGCTCGTCGGCAAGCCAACACGGCGCGAGCCAGCCGCCCCACACCGGTTTGCAAAACTGATGGGCGCAGGATTCACGCTTGCAGCAAGCGCGCTCTTGCTCGCTGGCGTCCCGCTCGTGGCGTACCTTCTCGCCGGGATGGTCGCGGTGCTCGCCGGACTCGCTGCTTCGACTGGACTGTGTATCGGCTGTCGGATGTACCAGCAAGTCTCGTTTTTCCGTCGGCTCGGCGTCGTCTGA
- a CDS encoding class II fumarate hydratase translates to MSDQEFRTERDSLGEMQVPADAYWGAQTQRAIQNFPISGISFGRRFVRALGVVKKAAAQANDDLDMIPADKAEAIIAAADEVIAGELDDQFPVDVFQTGSGTSSNMNANEVIANRATEIYGGEIGTREIHPNDHVNFGQSSNDVIPTAMHVAAYEAVEKDLRPALEQLRDALAAKEEAFDDVVKTGRTHLQDATPVTLGQEFGGYRTQVEKGLVRLDNIGPHLAELALGGTAVGTGLNTHPEFPPKAAQYIAEETGLAFREADNHFEAQAAHDAMGEAHGALRTIAGSTNKIANDLRLLASGPRNGLGEIDQPENQPGSSIMPGKINPVVAEAVNQVHKQVVGNDAAVAAGAAEGQIDLNLYKPVLAYNFLQSAELLANSSSVFAERFVAKLEADREHCAAQVEQSMALATALNPQIGYDKASEVAKTALKEGKTVRQVTLEKGYLTEDEVDKVLDPIKMTVRGILSKDD, encoded by the coding sequence ATGAGTGACCAGGAGTTCCGGACCGAACGCGACAGCTTAGGAGAGATGCAAGTACCGGCAGATGCGTACTGGGGTGCCCAGACCCAGCGGGCGATTCAGAACTTCCCTATTTCAGGGATAAGCTTCGGGCGACGGTTCGTCCGCGCGCTCGGCGTCGTGAAGAAAGCCGCCGCACAGGCCAACGACGACCTCGACATGATTCCTGCGGACAAAGCAGAAGCCATCATCGCCGCCGCAGACGAGGTCATCGCGGGCGAGTTGGACGACCAGTTCCCGGTTGACGTGTTCCAGACCGGTTCCGGTACCTCCTCGAACATGAACGCAAACGAGGTCATCGCCAACCGCGCCACCGAGATTTACGGCGGCGAAATCGGCACCCGCGAAATTCACCCGAACGACCACGTCAACTTCGGCCAATCGAGTAACGACGTGATTCCAACGGCGATGCACGTCGCCGCCTACGAAGCCGTCGAGAAAGACCTGCGTCCGGCACTCGAACAGCTCCGCGATGCGCTTGCTGCGAAGGAAGAAGCGTTCGACGACGTCGTGAAAACCGGCCGCACCCACCTGCAGGACGCCACGCCAGTCACCCTCGGCCAAGAGTTCGGTGGCTATCGCACGCAGGTCGAGAAAGGTCTCGTCCGTCTCGACAACATCGGCCCGCACCTCGCCGAACTCGCCCTTGGTGGCACGGCTGTCGGGACGGGGCTCAACACGCACCCAGAGTTCCCACCGAAAGCGGCCCAGTACATCGCAGAGGAGACCGGCCTTGCCTTCCGCGAAGCCGACAACCACTTCGAAGCGCAGGCCGCCCACGACGCGATGGGCGAGGCACACGGCGCGCTTCGAACCATCGCTGGCTCCACGAACAAGATTGCAAACGACCTGCGCCTGCTCGCCTCGGGCCCACGCAACGGGCTTGGCGAAATCGACCAGCCAGAGAACCAGCCGGGGTCCTCCATCATGCCCGGCAAAATCAATCCAGTCGTCGCAGAAGCCGTCAATCAGGTGCACAAGCAGGTCGTCGGTAACGACGCCGCCGTCGCCGCGGGTGCTGCAGAGGGACAGATTGACCTGAACCTCTACAAACCGGTGCTCGCCTACAACTTCCTCCAGTCCGCAGAACTTCTGGCAAACTCTTCTTCGGTGTTCGCAGAGCGCTTCGTCGCCAAACTCGAAGCCGACCGCGAACACTGTGCAGCCCAAGTCGAACAGAGCATGGCGCTCGCCACGGCGCTCAACCCACAAATCGGCTACGACAAAGCCTCTGAAGTGGCGAAAACGGCGCTCAAAGAGGGCAAGACCGTCCGACAGGTCACGCTCGAAAAAGGCTACCTCACTGAAGATGAGGTCGATAAGGTGCTCGACCCGATCAAGATGACCGTGCGCGGCATCCTGAGCAAGGACGACTAA
- a CDS encoding BolA family protein, which produces MDLAKIERLIEEAIADAEATVSDPRNDGEHLAALVVSPAFEGKTLVQQHQMVYDALSDHMTTDIHALELKTYTPAEYDARQ; this is translated from the coding sequence ATGGACCTCGCAAAAATCGAGCGACTCATCGAGGAGGCAATCGCGGACGCAGAAGCGACCGTGAGTGACCCACGAAACGATGGCGAGCACCTCGCTGCGCTCGTCGTCTCGCCCGCGTTTGAGGGGAAGACGCTCGTCCAGCAACACCAGATGGTGTACGACGCGCTCTCAGACCACATGACGACGGACATCCACGCGCTCGAACTGAAGACGTACACGCCAGCAGAGTACGACGCGCGCCAGTAG
- a CDS encoding RDD family protein, translating into MKRPTPQLGTETDTLGARIVAWIIDAILMAIITGALVAPLNVFGNGGATLGGSIGLLLTLAYFIYMEGTYGQTFGKRLMKIVVVKEDGGPTDMEASVIRNLLRLVDNFPFIYLVGLLFIWLSDRDQRLGDMLADTVVVRVAPQS; encoded by the coding sequence ATGAAACGACCAACGCCACAACTGGGCACTGAAACTGACACACTTGGCGCACGAATTGTGGCATGGATTATCGACGCGATTCTCATGGCGATTATCACGGGGGCACTCGTCGCACCGCTCAACGTCTTTGGCAATGGCGGCGCGACCCTCGGTGGGTCGATTGGCCTGCTCTTGACGCTCGCGTACTTCATTTACATGGAGGGAACCTACGGACAGACGTTCGGCAAACGACTCATGAAAATCGTCGTCGTGAAAGAGGACGGCGGGCCAACCGACATGGAGGCGTCGGTGATTCGTAACCTGCTCAGGCTGGTGGATAACTTCCCGTTCATCTACCTCGTTGGCCTGCTGTTCATCTGGCTCAGTGACCGCGACCAGCGCCTCGGTGACATGCTCGCGGACACGGTGGTGGTCAGAGTAGCCCCACAGTCGTAG
- a CDS encoding 3'-5' exonuclease, translating to MIGSEPPVVTIDIETTSPTLDSGERPNFQNPRDFEIFTINVGAIESDGSQSTAVFLREDSSPESELAVIESAVEWCHEKDPDVVYSYNGESFDFIHLAGRPALAAQEAHVEDTVSPLVTQFLQGTQSIDLKKPIWTKFGAALSFEDAVSRATGQPVARTVWQEFDHGIPLAKERAEAGLNPSPPDLQPSDIPILGEYYLTYCDAGKTATTAFTELERMLTRYGNNDVAAQFELAHAVA from the coding sequence ATGATTGGTAGTGAACCGCCTGTTGTGACCATCGACATCGAAACCACGTCACCGACTCTCGACTCGGGAGAGCGTCCGAACTTTCAGAACCCTCGAGATTTCGAGATTTTTACAATCAACGTGGGAGCCATCGAGTCAGACGGGTCACAATCGACGGCGGTGTTCTTGCGCGAGGATTCGAGTCCAGAGAGCGAATTGGCCGTCATCGAGTCGGCAGTCGAATGGTGTCATGAGAAAGACCCGGACGTCGTGTACAGCTACAACGGCGAGTCGTTCGACTTTATCCACCTCGCCGGGCGACCCGCACTCGCCGCACAGGAAGCGCACGTCGAAGATACCGTCTCCCCGCTCGTCACGCAGTTTCTCCAAGGAACCCAGAGCATCGACCTGAAAAAACCCATCTGGACGAAGTTCGGTGCGGCGCTTTCGTTCGAGGACGCAGTCTCTCGGGCGACTGGCCAGCCCGTGGCGAGAACGGTGTGGCAGGAGTTCGACCACGGTATCCCACTTGCAAAGGAGCGCGCAGAAGCAGGCCTCAATCCGTCACCGCCGGACCTCCAACCGTCCGACATCCCAATTCTTGGTGAGTACTATCTCACCTACTGCGACGCGGGCAAAACCGCCACTACGGCGTTCACGGAACTAGAACGGATGCTCACGCGCTACGGGAACAACGACGTGGCCGCCCAGTTCGAACTCGCACACGCGGTCGCGTAA